From the genome of Candidatus Binatia bacterium, one region includes:
- a CDS encoding glycosyltransferase, whose translation MATSRAWRVAHVIGQLTRGGAERQLALLVRQLDRGRFKPIVYCLSSATEPFGSEIVASGVPLKVLVGSPVQRVRRLRAQLAADNIDLVHAWLYRANAYAGCAHMFDRSRPLITSARNCKVQLRCANALAFRSSRAIVANSQVVAAYIVRHYRAPRAPIRVIYNAIDTAYFRPCPTGESPRLPGPIVSIGRLVPQKNHALFLEAAGQLARLCPEAEFMIVGDGPLRPVLETQASALGLNGRVTFTGERDDIDAILRAASLFWLTSRWEGMPNVVLEAMASGVPVIATDVAGVRELLHPGIEGFIVPAGEVGGFVEHSRRLLRDAGLRQRFRAAARERAEDFSAARMVNAWTQLYDELLGRRN comes from the coding sequence ATGGCGACGAGCAGGGCCTGGCGGGTGGCGCACGTCATCGGGCAGTTGACGCGCGGCGGAGCGGAGCGGCAGCTCGCACTGCTGGTCCGACAGCTGGATCGGGGGCGCTTCAAACCGATCGTGTACTGCTTGTCGTCGGCCACCGAGCCGTTCGGGTCGGAGATCGTTGCGAGCGGCGTGCCGCTGAAGGTTCTTGTTGGCAGTCCGGTGCAACGGGTGCGTCGCCTGCGCGCGCAGTTGGCGGCTGACAACATCGATCTGGTACATGCGTGGCTGTATCGCGCCAACGCCTATGCGGGGTGCGCCCACATGTTCGACCGTTCACGCCCGCTGATCACCTCGGCTCGCAACTGCAAGGTGCAGCTGCGTTGCGCCAACGCGCTCGCGTTCCGATCGAGCCGGGCGATCGTGGCGAACTCGCAGGTAGTGGCGGCCTACATTGTCCGTCACTACCGGGCGCCGCGGGCGCCGATCCGTGTCATTTACAATGCGATCGACACCGCATACTTCCGGCCATGCCCCACGGGCGAATCGCCGCGCCTGCCCGGGCCGATTGTCAGCATCGGACGCTTGGTGCCGCAGAAGAACCATGCGTTATTCCTGGAGGCCGCCGGGCAGTTGGCGCGCCTATGCCCAGAGGCGGAGTTCATGATCGTCGGTGATGGTCCGTTACGACCGGTGTTGGAGACGCAGGCGAGCGCCCTGGGGTTGAACGGCCGCGTCACCTTTACCGGCGAACGCGACGACATCGATGCCATCCTGCGCGCGGCTTCCCTGTTCTGGCTAACGTCGCGCTGGGAAGGGATGCCCAATGTCGTCCTCGAGGCCATGGCCAGCGGCGTGCCGGTGATCGCGACGGACGTGGCGGGTGTACGTGAGCTGCTGCATCCCGGCATCGAGGGTTTCATTGTGCCGGCCGGCGAGGTGGGGGGCTTCGTCGAGCATTCGCGCCGCCTGCTGCGTGACGCCGGACTCCGGCAGCGCTTCCGTGCGGCGGCGCGGGAGCGAGCGGAAGACTTTTCCGCCGCCCGAATGGTGAACGCCTGGACGCAGCTCTACGACGAGCTGCTGGGTCGGAGGAACTGA